In one Lycium barbarum isolate Lr01 chromosome 7, ASM1917538v2, whole genome shotgun sequence genomic region, the following are encoded:
- the LOC132604395 gene encoding protein RALF-like 31 has protein sequence MTTPPGEKQEQIQPPTHKMQKRSQLYFHPFKTLIFLILFSQIQMKICCGVSVFDLKSVKDSNFELMGKRGCVEKLKECSKMVTEEENLMDSESNRRVLLMQKKYISYGTLRRDLVPCNTPGASYYNCKPPGAANTYNRGCEIITRCARDISDIKS, from the coding sequence atgacaacaccACCAGgggaaaaacaagaacaaattCAACCTCCAACACACAAAATGCAAAAAAGATCCCAACTTTATTTCCACCCATTCAAGACCCTcattttcttgattcttttcaGCCAAATCCAAATGAAAATTTGCTGTGGGGTTTCAGTTTTTGACCTTAAATCAGTTAAAGATAGTAACTTTGAGCTAATGGGGAAAAGGGGTTGTGTTGAAAAGCTTAAAGAATGTTCAAAAATGGTGACTGAAGAAGAAAATTTGATGGATAGTGAAAGTAATAGAAGGGTTTTGTTGATGCAAAAAAAGTACATTAGTTATGGTACATTGAGAAGAGATTTAGTGCCTTGTAATACACCTGGTGCTTCATATTATAATTGTAAACCACCTGGTGCAGCTAATACTTATAATAGAGGTTGTGAGATTATTACAAGGTGTGCTAGGGACATCAGTGATATCAAATCTTGA